The Fundulus heteroclitus isolate FHET01 chromosome 13, MU-UCD_Fhet_4.1, whole genome shotgun sequence genome contains a region encoding:
- the gmnn gene encoding geminin: protein MKFSMVIGGFTRDALCVFKPLARDLLVEESNCCEEFRLSLCKIPGKKMSSVGNVKQQMSNENPKSFFAPSQRAVGQPRQSLQVLQPSAVNRSLKSAQTGKVIPKRKNLILDQSRGPKRVKVEVKSTQTDEAGCLPDGVSNEAYELMVKETPPSSYWKEVAEERREALYRVLQENEKLHRDIEARDEQIGKLQSENEELQELAQHVQYMADMIERLTGKCPENLEEMKDIAFEAGEEESDPTEQEEADYSAGETSDHEEAGPSGNRD from the exons atgAAATTCTCCATGGTGATTGGTGGCTTTACACGTGACGCGCTGTGCGTATTTAAGCCCCTGGCGCGAGATCTTTTAGTTGAGGAAAGCAACTGTTGTGAGGAGTTTCGGTTAAGTTTGTGTAAG ATTCCCGGAAAGAAAATGAGTTCAGTTGGAaacgtgaagcagcagatgtCCAATGAGAACCCAAAG AGCTTTTTTGCACCATCTCAAAGGGCAGTGGGGCAACCAAGGCAAAGCCTGCAGGTCCTCCAACCTTCAGCAGTCAACAGGAGTTTGAAATCAGCCCAG ACAGGGAAGGTTATTCCTAAGAGAAAAAATTTGATACTGGATCAATCAAGAGGTCCTAAGAGGGTTAAAGTAGAAGTGAAATCCACACAAACTGACGAGGCTGGTTGTTTGCCAGATGGAGTTTCTAATGAAGCATATGAGCTTATGGTCAAAG AAACTCCACCTTCATCTTACTGGAAAGAAGTAGCGGAGGAGCGCCGGGAGGCTCTGTACAGAGTCCTACAGGAGAACGAGAAG CTGCACAGAGACATCGAGGCCAGAGATGAACAGATCGGCAAGCTTCAGTCTGAAAACGAAGAGCTGCAGGAGCTGGCACAACATGTGCAGTACATGGCTGACATGATTGAG AGACTGACTGGGAAGTGCCCAGAAAACCTAGAAGAAATGAAGGACATCGCTTTTGAGGCGGGAGAGGAGGAGTCCGACCCAACTGAGCAAGAGGAGGCAGACTACAGTGCTGGAGAGACATCAGACCACGAAGAAGCCGGACCCTCAGGAAATCGGGATTAA
- the LOC105930409 gene encoding acyl-coenzyme A thioesterase 13, with translation MVTLTLNSVKQMMRVMVDNPGFDRVLSKVDVVSASPGKVVCEMRVEEEHTNRAGTMHGGMTATLVDIISTMAIMYSDRGAPGVSVDMNITYMNAAKIGEDVLITAQVLKQGRTLAFATVDLTSKATGKLIAQGRHTKHLGSG, from the exons ATGGTCACGCTGACTCTAAACTCAGTCAAACAAATGATGAGAGTCATGGTGGATAACCCGGGCTTCGACAGAGTCCTCAGTAAG GTGGATGTTGTGTCCGCGAGCCCCGGGAAGGTGGTGTGCGAGATGCGGGTGGAAGAGGAGCACACTAACCGGGCAGGGACGATGCACGGCGGGATGACGGCCACCCTGGTGGACATCATCTCGACCATGGCCATCATGTACAGCGACAGAGGAGCCCCGGGGGTCAGCGTTGACATGAATATAAC GTACATGAACGCCGCCAAGATCGGGGAAGACGTGCTCATCACGGCGCAGGTCCTGAAGCAGGGGAGAACGCTGGCGTTCGCCACCGTGGACCTCACCAGCAAAGCCACGGGGAAGCTCATCGCACAAGGAAGACACACAAAACACCTCGGCAGCGGCTGA
- the c13h6orf62 gene encoding uncharacterized protein C6orf62 homolog has translation MGDPTSRRNQTRNRLRAQLRKKRESLADQFDFKIYIAFVFKEKKKKSALFEVAEVVPVMTNNYEENILRGVRDSSYSLESSIELLQKDVVQLHAPRYQSMRRDVIGCTQEMDFILWPRNDIEKIVCLLFSRWKGADDEPFRPVQAKFEFHHGDYEKQCLHALGRKDKAGMVMNNPTQSVFLFMDRQHLQTPKTKATVFKLCSLCLYLPQDQLTCWGVGDIEDHLRPYMPD, from the exons ATGGGGGACCCAACGTCacggagaaaccaaacaagaaaccGGCTCCGAGCTCAGCTTCGAAAGAAAAGGGAATCTTTGGCGGATCAGTTTGACTTTAAGATCTATATAGCCTTCGTTTTCAAGGAAAAG aagaagaagtctgCACTTTTTGAGGTAGCTGAAGTGGTGCCCGTGATGACCAACAACTACGAAGAGAACATCCTGCGAGGTGTGCGCGACTCGAGCTACTCTCTGGAGAGTTCCATAGAGCTCCTCCAAAAAGATGTCGTGCAACTGCACGCCCCCAGATACCAGTCAATGCGAAGG gatgTGATAGGCTGCACACAGGAAATGGATTTTATCCTTTGGCCGCGCAACGATATTGAGAAGATTGTctgtctgctgttctccagATGGAAAGGGGCCGACGATGAGCCCTTCAGGCCCGTGCAG GCCAAGTTTGAGTTTCATCACGGAGACTACGAGAAGCAATGCCTGCACGCTCTGGGTCGTAAAGACAAAGCCGGAATGGTCATGAACAACCCAACTCAGTCTGTATTTCTCTTCATGGACAGACAACACTTGCAG ACTCCTaaaaccaaggccacggtgtTCAAGCTGTGCAGCCTGTGCCTGTACCTGCCCCAGGACCAGCTGACCTGCTGGGGCGTGGGAGACATCGAGGATCACCTCCGCCCGTACATGCCTGACTAA